From Diceros bicornis minor isolate mBicDic1 chromosome 16, mDicBic1.mat.cur, whole genome shotgun sequence, one genomic window encodes:
- the LIPG gene encoding endothelial lipase: protein MRKSVLLLCLWSVYCCFAAGGPAPLGPEGGLQDELHKSGDVQAAAKPSVKFNLVTSEDPEHEGCYLSVGHDQPLEDCGFNMTAKTFFIIHGWTLSGMLENWLYKLVSALQAREKEANVVVVDWLPLAHQLYIDAVNNTRVVGHSIARMLDWLQGKDDFSLRNVHLIGYSLGAHVAGYAGNFVKGTVGRITGLDPAGPMFEGVDIHKRLSPDDADFVDVLHTYTRSFGLSIGIQMPVGHIDIYPNGGDFQPGCGLNDILGSIAYGTIAEVMQCEHERAVHLFVDSLVNQDKPSFAFQCTDSNRFKKGICLSCRKNRCNSIGYNAKQMRNKRNSKMYLKTRAGMPFRVYHYQMKIHVFSYKNVEEIEPTFYVTLYGTNADSQILPLEIVEQIGLNATNSFLVYTEEDLGDLLKIKLTWEGTSQSWYSLWKELRSYLSRSRKSERELNIRRIRVKSGETQRKSTFCAEDLENTSISPGQELWFHKCRDGWRMKNETSPTMERP, encoded by the exons ATGAGAAAGTCCGTTCTTCTGCTCTGCCTCTGGAGCGTCTATTGTTGCTTTGCCGCGGGAGGCCCCGCACCCCTTGGTCCAGAGGGCGGGCTGCAAG atgaACTCCACAAATCTGGGGATGTACAGGCTGCTGCCAAACCATCTGTGAAGTTTAACCTCGTCACCTCTGAGGACCCGGAGCACGAAGGATGCTACCTTTCTGTTGGCCATGACCAGCCCCTGGAAGACTGTGGCTTCAACATGACAGCCAAAACCTTTTTCATCATTCACGGCTGGACG TTGAGCGGCATGTTGGAAAACTGGCTGTACAAGCTCGTGTCAGCCCTGCAGGCGAGAGAGAAGGAAGCCAATGTCGTGGTGGTCGACTGGCTCCCCCTGGCTCACCAGCTTTACATAGACGCCGTCAATAACACCAGGGTGGTGGGACACAGCATCGCAAGGATGCTCGACTGGCTGCAG GGGAAGGATGATTTTTCTCTCAGGAATGTGCACTTGATCGGCTACAGCCTGGGAGCTCATGTGGCTGGATATGCTGGCAACTTCGTGAAAGGCACAGTGGGCAGAATCACAG gtttggatcctgctGGGCCCATGTTTGAAGGGGTGGACATCCACAAGAGGCTGTCCCCTGATGATGCAGACTTTGTGGATGTCCTCCACACCTACACACGTTCCTTTGGCTTGAGCATCGGGATCCAGATGCCTGTGGGCCACATCGACATTTACCCCAACGGGGGTGACTTCCAGCCGGGCTGTGGACTCAACGATATCTTGGGGTCAATTGCATATGGAA caaTTGCAGAAGTGATGCAGTGTGAGCATGAGCGGGCAGTACACCTCTTTGTCGACTCCCTGGTGAATCAGGACAAGCCGAGCTTTGCATTCCAGTGCACCGACTCCAACCGcttcaaaaagggaatctgtctCAGCTGCCGGAAGAACCGTTGTAATAGCATTGGCTACAACGCCAAGCAAATGAGGAACAAGAGGAACAGCAAAATGTACCTGAAAACCCGGGCGGGCATGCCTTTCAGAG TTTACCATTATCAGATGAAAATCCATGTCTTCAGCTACAAGAATGTGGAAGAAATCGAGCCCACGTTTTATGTCACCCTTTATGGCACCAATGCAGACTCCCAGATTCTGCCTTTGGAAAT AGTGGAGCAGATCGGGCTGAATGCCACCAACTCCTTCCTGGTCTACACCGAGGAGGACTTGGGAGACCTCTTGAAGATCAAACTCACCTGGGAGGGGACATCTCAGTCCTGGTACAGCCTGTGGAAGGAGCTTCGCAGCTACCTGTCTCGATCCCGAAAATCGGAGCGGGAGCTGAATATCAGGCGCATCCGGGTCAAGTCTGGGGAAACCCAGCGGAA atCGACTTTTTGTGCAGAAGACCTTGAGAACACCAGCATATCTCCTGGCCAAGAGCTCTGGTTTCATAAGTGTCGGGATGGCTGGAGAATGAAAAACGAAACCAG CCCAACTATGGAGCGTCCCTGA